One window of the Nocardia huaxiensis genome contains the following:
- a CDS encoding lipase family protein produces the protein MSAHPAGELSPEIDPAPTGPLRPEDDPFYRPPRGLAGRKPGVILRSRPVELALLGVVPQRITAWQLLFRTTDMDGEPEAAVTTVLLPWGADPAAPRPVVSYQCAIDAVASNCLPSYAFRRGAHAFGAVPQYELLLIAKALERGWAISVPDHVGTAGRFGTPREPGYRTLDGLRATLALLGLPRETPVALWGYSGGGLATVWAAETAASYAPDLNIIAAAAGSPVGDLEATFFRLNGSHFGGLATLCLAGLRRAYPDLNRALREHLDAPSLALLDRAETSTTVPILLRSGRSRIDDHKGEALAALRTLPHVRAVLTDLQPGDNPPAFPVLTVQAVHDLIISTGNVDRLIDRYRAAGTHVHYVRDIAGGHISLGILAAPLLENWLAARFANRPLPPPCTKTVLSLAFSTPALTGYLGLARTLLRALRGAPMRGRPRNLRSGTDVEVIPGR, from the coding sequence ATGAGCGCGCATCCAGCCGGTGAACTGTCACCGGAGATCGATCCCGCACCCACCGGGCCACTGCGCCCGGAGGACGATCCGTTCTATCGGCCGCCCCGGGGACTGGCGGGCCGGAAGCCGGGGGTGATCCTGCGCTCGCGCCCGGTGGAACTCGCGCTGCTGGGGGTGGTGCCCCAGCGAATCACGGCCTGGCAGTTGCTGTTCCGCACCACCGATATGGACGGCGAACCCGAGGCCGCCGTCACCACCGTGCTGCTGCCCTGGGGCGCGGATCCGGCCGCACCCCGGCCGGTCGTCTCCTACCAGTGCGCCATCGACGCCGTGGCCTCGAACTGCCTGCCCTCCTACGCTTTCCGGCGTGGCGCCCACGCGTTCGGGGCGGTCCCGCAGTACGAACTGCTGCTCATCGCCAAGGCGCTCGAGCGCGGCTGGGCCATCTCCGTGCCCGATCACGTCGGCACCGCGGGCCGTTTCGGCACGCCCCGCGAGCCCGGCTACCGCACCCTCGACGGCCTGCGCGCCACCCTGGCCCTGCTCGGCCTGCCGCGCGAAACGCCGGTGGCTCTGTGGGGTTACTCGGGCGGCGGGCTGGCCACCGTGTGGGCGGCCGAGACCGCCGCCTCCTACGCACCCGACCTGAACATCATCGCGGCCGCCGCGGGCTCACCGGTCGGTGACCTGGAGGCAACCTTCTTCCGCCTCAACGGATCTCACTTCGGCGGCCTGGCCACGCTGTGCCTGGCGGGGCTGCGCCGCGCCTACCCGGACCTGAATCGCGCCCTGCGCGAGCACCTGGACGCACCCTCCCTGGCGCTGCTCGATCGCGCCGAAACCAGCACCACGGTCCCGATCCTGTTGCGCAGCGGCCGATCCCGCATCGACGATCACAAAGGTGAGGCGCTCGCCGCCCTGCGCACCCTCCCGCACGTGCGCGCCGTGCTCACCGACCTGCAGCCCGGCGACAACCCACCCGCGTTCCCCGTCCTCACCGTGCAGGCCGTCCACGACCTGATCATCTCCACCGGCAATGTGGACCGCCTCATCGACCGCTACCGCGCCGCCGGAACCCACGTCCACTACGTCCGCGACATCGCCGGCGGCCACATCAGCCTCGGCATCCTCGCCGCGCCCCTGCTGGAGAACTGGCTGGCCGCCCGCTTCGCCAACCGCCCCCTGCCGCCGCCGTGCACCAAAACCGTGCTGTCCCTGGCATTTTCCACCCCGGCGCTCACCGGCTACCTGGGATTGGCCCGCACCCTGCTCCGCGCGCTGCGCGGCGCTCCGATGCGCGGTCGGCCCCGCAACCTGCGGTCGGGAACCGACGTAGAGGTCATTCCGGGAAGGTGA
- a CDS encoding HAMP domain-containing sensor histidine kinase — protein sequence MSRSRRLGLRGRIAVFFVLAMTLAVAGMAAAAYAVVGHELNAALDLNLRRQATRIERQYPAEPDVAAISGPCEYLSAPGCVQVVAADGRIESENLPGQILPVTAETRSVAAGSADAYFSDIELAGYPMRMYTAPLRPGSAVQVAQRSDPVDTSLRRVGLAVLVTALAGTLLAAVIGIVLARRALAPVVTLTRAAERVARTRDPRAHIAVTGADELSRLATSVNTMLDELDAALTAERDSRAAQQRLIADASHELRTPLTALRTNIDLLRRATRLSPSQLDDTAAALRVQAEELQGLVTDLIDLARADDPTAPRETLEDLRLDTLVADRLDAARRHCPAITFDATLDPVTVQAAPARLARAVTNLLDNAAKFSPPAATVHVRVHDHHLTVADEGPGIAPEDLPHLFDRFYRSPTARTTPGHGLGLAIVAQVAELHGARITVDSEPGRGSVFRLTFPE from the coding sequence ATGAGCCGATCCCGCCGCCTCGGCCTGCGCGGTCGCATAGCCGTGTTCTTCGTCCTCGCCATGACCTTGGCCGTGGCGGGCATGGCCGCGGCCGCGTACGCGGTGGTCGGGCACGAATTGAACGCGGCGCTCGATTTGAATCTGCGCCGCCAGGCCACCCGCATCGAACGGCAGTATCCCGCCGAACCGGATGTGGCGGCCATCTCCGGCCCCTGTGAATATCTCTCCGCGCCGGGCTGTGTGCAGGTGGTGGCCGCCGACGGCCGGATCGAATCGGAGAATCTGCCCGGCCAGATCCTGCCGGTCACCGCCGAAACCCGCTCCGTGGCAGCGGGTTCCGCCGACGCCTACTTCAGCGATATCGAACTGGCCGGCTACCCGATGCGCATGTACACCGCTCCCCTGCGCCCCGGCAGCGCGGTGCAGGTGGCGCAGCGTTCCGACCCCGTGGACACCAGCCTGCGCCGCGTCGGCCTCGCTGTCCTCGTCACCGCCCTCGCCGGAACACTGCTGGCGGCCGTGATCGGCATTGTCCTGGCCCGTCGCGCTCTCGCCCCGGTGGTCACGCTCACCCGGGCCGCCGAACGCGTGGCCCGCACCCGCGACCCGCGCGCCCACATCGCCGTGACCGGCGCCGATGAACTGTCCCGCCTGGCCACGAGTGTCAACACCATGCTGGACGAACTCGATGCCGCCCTCACCGCCGAACGCGATTCCCGTGCCGCACAACAACGTCTGATCGCCGACGCCTCCCACGAGCTGCGCACCCCGCTGACCGCCCTGCGCACCAATATCGACCTGCTGCGCCGCGCGACCCGTCTGTCTCCCAGCCAACTCGACGACACCGCCGCCGCCCTGCGCGTCCAAGCCGAGGAACTCCAGGGCCTGGTCACCGACCTCATCGACCTCGCCCGCGCCGACGACCCGACCGCCCCGCGCGAAACCCTGGAAGATCTCCGCCTCGACACCCTGGTGGCCGACCGCCTCGACGCCGCCCGAAGGCACTGTCCCGCAATAACCTTCGACGCCACCCTCGACCCCGTCACCGTCCAGGCCGCCCCCGCCCGCCTCGCCCGCGCCGTCACCAACCTCCTCGACAACGCCGCCAAGTTCAGCCCGCCCGCCGCGACCGTCCATGTCCGAGTGCACGATCACCACCTCACGGTCGCCGACGAAGGCCCCGGCATCGCCCCCGAAGACCTTCCCCACCTCTTCGACCGCTTCTACCGCTCCCCCACCGCCCGCACCACCCCCGGCCACGGCCTCGGCCTGGCGATCGTGGCACAGGTAGCCGAATTGCACGGCGCGCGAATAACAGTCGACTCCGAACCCGGCCGCGGATCCGTCTTCCGGCTCACCTTCCCGGAATGA
- a CDS encoding response regulator transcription factor → MRVLVVDDEAAVRDALVRALDSEGYETRSAGDGANALSEVARWQPEVVVLDVAMPFMDGLTMCRTLRGRGDRTPILMLTARDAVADRIEGLDAGADDYLVKPFDLDELLARVRALVRRTYPEDGAVLSAADLVMDTTAHTVRRGGREIELSRTEFALLEVLLRNAGQSLPRETLIDRVWGRQSSNALEVYIRYLRRKIESEGEPPLIHTVRGVGYRLGPS, encoded by the coding sequence GTGCGTGTTCTGGTGGTCGACGACGAAGCCGCGGTGCGGGACGCCCTGGTGCGCGCCCTCGACAGCGAGGGCTACGAAACGCGTTCGGCGGGGGACGGCGCGAACGCGCTGAGCGAGGTAGCCCGGTGGCAGCCGGAGGTCGTGGTGCTGGATGTGGCCATGCCGTTCATGGATGGGCTGACCATGTGCCGGACGCTGCGGGGGCGGGGTGACCGCACGCCGATTCTCATGCTCACCGCCCGCGACGCGGTGGCCGATCGCATCGAGGGCTTGGATGCCGGGGCCGACGACTATCTGGTGAAACCCTTCGATCTCGACGAATTGCTCGCGCGGGTACGGGCTTTGGTGCGCCGCACCTACCCGGAGGACGGCGCGGTGCTGTCGGCCGCCGATCTCGTGATGGACACCACCGCGCACACCGTCCGTCGTGGCGGTCGTGAGATCGAGCTCAGCAGAACCGAATTCGCGCTGCTGGAGGTGCTGTTGCGCAATGCCGGACAGTCGCTGCCGCGCGAGACGCTCATCGACCGGGTGTGGGGCCGCCAGTCCTCGAACGCCCTGGAGGTCTATATCCGCTACCTGCGCCGCAAGATCGAATCCGAGGGCGAGCCGCCGCTCATCCACACCGTTCGGGGCGTCGGCTACCGGCTGGGACCGTCATGA
- a CDS encoding glycoside hydrolase: MRRRRPYRVPAAILIASLTAAGLAACGSSAGKAMPRLDGNQVVIDIGGGAAQIDTTTLAVTANSGGHRLELSAPAEGSLGAPGPVGLDGGSARWRYPDRALTVTATARDGRLEISVHSDRDGTLVWPVTGTDQAKSLQIPRGEGLSLPVRDAFWNGPGTGLVGEPLSLTSGLTMPFWGYRMDGRGVSYLVPTDIGSTLTVRSDNGSLRAEAAHAFARQADTGEYTVTFALTDDSPVAAAKDYRDWLLQHGEFRSLRDKIAGNPANGRLLGAFHAYLWGDGRDPETIRQMRDLGLTRMWLGYDADEHPMTPEAVAAAKDAGYLAGPYDSWANAQDPAIADNPSSQWPGLWPDGCVHDANGTPETGFGGRGCYLSSQALEQNPRLYQDRYARMTANGADTYFLDVDAAGEFFDDQSPAHPMTQRQDRDNRLKRMRWLADDREQVLGSESAGAWAAPALAFDHGAQTPISDRLWKLQRDRQTWGGYSPAGAPKLYFQPVDLPADLATAMFDPVYRVPLYETALHDSLVNLDRWELSYYKLPQQQTMRALTAILNNTPLNFVLDRETLTAHGPEIARLQQFFAPLHEAAGALPMTDYRWLTDDHLVQRTVFGDGTLTVTANFGTTDHNGLPGGCVDAQLQGDSTPRRLCPAQ; encoded by the coding sequence ATGAGACGTCGGAGACCGTATCGCGTGCCCGCCGCGATCCTCATTGCGAGCCTCACCGCGGCGGGCCTGGCGGCCTGCGGAAGCAGCGCCGGAAAGGCCATGCCGCGGCTTGATGGCAACCAGGTAGTTATCGACATTGGCGGCGGCGCCGCACAGATCGACACCACCACGCTGGCGGTCACCGCCAACTCCGGCGGGCACCGCCTCGAGCTGTCCGCACCGGCCGAGGGCAGCCTCGGAGCGCCCGGGCCGGTCGGCCTCGACGGCGGTTCCGCGCGCTGGAGGTACCCGGACCGGGCCTTGACCGTCACCGCCACGGCCCGCGACGGCCGCCTCGAGATCAGCGTGCACAGCGACCGCGACGGCACCCTCGTCTGGCCGGTCACCGGTACCGATCAGGCGAAGTCCCTGCAGATCCCGCGCGGCGAGGGCCTGTCACTGCCGGTGCGCGACGCCTTCTGGAACGGACCCGGCACCGGTCTGGTCGGCGAACCGCTCAGCCTGACCTCCGGTCTGACCATGCCGTTCTGGGGCTACCGGATGGACGGCCGGGGCGTGAGCTACCTGGTTCCCACCGATATCGGCAGCACCCTCACCGTGCGCTCGGACAATGGCAGCCTGCGCGCCGAGGCCGCGCACGCCTTCGCCCGGCAGGCCGACACCGGCGAGTACACGGTGACTTTCGCGCTCACCGACGATTCCCCGGTGGCGGCGGCCAAGGATTACCGTGACTGGCTGCTTCAGCACGGCGAATTCCGTTCGCTCCGAGACAAAATCGCGGGCAACCCCGCGAACGGCCGACTGCTCGGCGCATTCCACGCCTACCTGTGGGGTGACGGCCGCGACCCCGAAACCATCCGGCAGATGCGGGATCTCGGCCTGACCCGCATGTGGCTCGGCTACGACGCCGACGAACACCCCATGACACCGGAAGCCGTCGCGGCGGCCAAGGACGCCGGATACCTTGCGGGACCCTACGATTCGTGGGCCAACGCCCAGGACCCGGCCATCGCCGACAATCCGTCGTCGCAGTGGCCCGGTCTGTGGCCCGACGGCTGCGTCCACGACGCGAACGGCACGCCCGAAACCGGCTTCGGCGGCCGCGGCTGCTACCTGAGTTCCCAGGCCCTCGAACAGAATCCGCGGCTCTACCAGGACCGCTACGCGCGCATGACCGCCAACGGCGCCGACACCTACTTCCTCGACGTGGACGCGGCGGGGGAGTTCTTCGACGACCAGAGCCCCGCACACCCCATGACCCAGCGGCAGGACCGCGACAACCGCCTGAAGCGCATGCGCTGGCTCGCCGACGACCGCGAGCAGGTACTCGGCTCCGAATCCGCCGGTGCGTGGGCCGCCCCCGCCCTCGCCTTCGATCACGGTGCGCAGACCCCGATTTCGGACCGGCTGTGGAAGCTCCAGCGCGACCGGCAAACCTGGGGCGGCTACTCCCCGGCCGGTGCGCCGAAGCTCTACTTCCAGCCCGTGGACCTGCCCGCCGACCTGGCCACCGCCATGTTCGACCCGGTCTACCGCGTGCCGCTCTACGAAACCGCCCTGCACGACTCCCTCGTCAACCTGGACCGCTGGGAACTCTCGTACTACAAACTGCCGCAACAGCAGACGATGCGCGCCCTCACCGCCATCCTGAACAACACCCCGCTGAACTTCGTCCTCGACCGCGAAACCCTCACCGCGCACGGCCCGGAAATCGCCCGCCTGCAACAGTTCTTCGCCCCACTCCACGAGGCCGCCGGCGCCCTGCCCATGACCGACTACCGCTGGCTCACCGACGATCACCTGGTGCAGCGCACGGTCTTCGGCGACGGCACCCTCACCGTGACAGCGAATTTCGGCACAACCGACCACAACGGCCTGCCCGGAGGCTGCGTAGACGCCCAGTTACAGGGCGACAGCACCCCGCGGCGACTGTGCCCGGCGCAATGA
- a CDS encoding endonuclease/exonuclease/phosphatase family protein: protein MLLAVAIGGHQLVPDVFGLGVAADTAAPWLGLLIPVLAVLAILCRSPLGALTAVLPLLVWAYSFGSWWAPLPRSHAPAGAGSITVVSQNLFADNGSPIATARVLAGAEADVVAVQELAGTNRAAVEHVLDAAYPYNEVVGTVALWSRYPTSNTTVADVGLPWERGLRTHITTPRGELVVYVVHLPSIRPGDTSTRNHGLAQLSRELTADPAEHVLVAGDFNTPSTDRHWSAFAPGYRDTQRAAGSGPGLTWPSTFPIARRDHLLARGLTTSAAGVLDTPGTDHRGITATVGFAD, encoded by the coding sequence GTGCTTCTGGCCGTAGCGATAGGCGGCCACCAGCTCGTCCCCGATGTCTTCGGCCTCGGCGTGGCGGCCGACACCGCCGCGCCATGGCTCGGTCTGCTGATCCCCGTGCTGGCCGTGCTCGCCATCCTGTGCCGCAGCCCGCTGGGCGCGCTCACCGCCGTGCTGCCACTGCTGGTGTGGGCCTATAGTTTCGGCTCCTGGTGGGCTCCGCTCCCGCGCTCCCACGCCCCGGCCGGAGCGGGCAGCATCACCGTCGTCTCCCAGAACCTCTTCGCGGACAATGGTTCTCCGATCGCCACCGCCCGCGTCCTGGCGGGCGCCGAGGCCGATGTGGTGGCGGTGCAGGAGCTCGCCGGGACCAATCGCGCGGCGGTCGAACACGTTCTGGACGCCGCCTACCCCTATAACGAGGTGGTCGGCACGGTCGCCCTGTGGAGCCGGTACCCCACCTCGAACACCACGGTCGCCGACGTCGGCCTGCCCTGGGAACGCGGCCTGCGCACCCACATCACCACGCCACGCGGAGAACTCGTCGTCTACGTCGTGCACCTGCCCTCGATCCGGCCCGGCGACACCAGCACCCGCAATCACGGCCTGGCCCAACTGTCCCGGGAACTCACCGCCGACCCGGCCGAACACGTCCTGGTGGCAGGCGATTTCAACACCCCGAGCACCGACCGCCACTGGTCCGCCTTCGCCCCCGGCTACCGCGACACCCAGCGTGCCGCTGGTTCCGGACCCGGCCTGACCTGGCCTTCGACCTTTCCGATCGCCCGCCGCGACCACCTGCTCGCCCGCGGGCTGACCACCTCCGCCGCAGGTGTCCTGGACACTCCGGGCACCGACCATCGCGGCATTACCGCGACCGTCGGTTTCGCTGACTGA
- a CDS encoding MMPL family transporter translates to MFAWWGDLVSRLRFAVIGVMVAALLGLGAYGLGLDSHLSGGGIFDPNSESSEAGRIVGTTFERGKEGDVVVMYTAPSGTTVDDPEFSATVVDSLKSVRDNYTDQISAVAGYWPLEPGQAKTKLAATEDKTRAVVSVGLNGNSDAALQANYRTIKDAFAIPGVDVQVGGLQPVTGALNDTVAEDLHRMELLAIPLVGVLLFFIFGGVVAAALPLIIGLLTIFGAFGIVRFVTNFTEVNSFVSPVVSMIGLGLAIDYGLFIVSRFREEVAAGYDTRTAVRRSVMTAGRTVVFSATMIAASLGGLLLFPQGFLKSIAYGAMATVAMAALTAITILPAMLAVLGPRVDMLGLKRFRRPKSAAEVDNGFLGRVVRLVMRYPLRIAVPVTLGLILLILPMQNLVFGGYSEKYLPPDHPVRVAQAQIDRHFPLRKTDPIELVIITGDSKAVGSVWDQANAAPGLIGKFEAPARSTIDPDVRRTKATVVDINDAGETIDYLRSLDLPEGTRVLVGGVPALQKDSIDALLVRIPFMIALVLLVSTLLMFLTFGSLVLPIKAALMSGLGLGSTLGIVTWIFVEGHGAELLNFTPQPGQVLMLVVIIAVVYGLSIDYEVFLLSRMVEARARGASTEEAIRVGTVQTGRIITAAALILLVVTGAFAFSDLVMMQYIAYGMIAALIIDATILRMVLVPAVMKLLGERCWWAPAWMRRVQNRIGLGEITLEDEERFAAAR, encoded by the coding sequence ATGTTCGCCTGGTGGGGTGACCTGGTCAGTCGCTTGCGATTCGCCGTCATCGGCGTGATGGTGGCGGCCCTGCTGGGTTTGGGCGCTTACGGATTGGGCCTCGACAGCCATCTCAGCGGCGGCGGCATCTTCGACCCGAACTCCGAATCCTCGGAGGCGGGCCGCATTGTCGGCACCACCTTCGAGCGCGGCAAAGAGGGCGACGTGGTCGTCATGTACACCGCACCCTCCGGCACAACCGTCGACGATCCGGAATTCAGCGCCACCGTCGTCGACAGCCTGAAGTCGGTGCGCGACAACTACACCGACCAGATCAGCGCCGTCGCGGGCTACTGGCCGCTCGAACCGGGCCAGGCCAAGACGAAACTCGCGGCGACCGAGGACAAGACGCGCGCCGTCGTCTCCGTCGGCCTGAACGGCAACAGCGATGCCGCCCTGCAGGCCAACTATCGAACCATCAAGGACGCCTTCGCCATTCCGGGCGTGGACGTCCAGGTCGGCGGTTTGCAACCGGTCACGGGCGCGCTCAACGACACCGTCGCCGAGGACCTGCACCGCATGGAACTGCTGGCCATCCCACTGGTCGGGGTGCTGCTGTTCTTCATCTTCGGCGGCGTCGTCGCGGCCGCGCTGCCGCTGATCATCGGCCTGCTCACCATTTTCGGCGCCTTCGGCATCGTCCGCTTCGTCACCAACTTCACCGAGGTGAATTCCTTCGTCTCCCCGGTGGTTTCGATGATCGGGCTCGGCCTCGCCATCGACTACGGGCTCTTCATCGTCAGCCGCTTCCGGGAGGAAGTGGCCGCCGGCTACGACACCCGCACGGCCGTCAGACGTTCGGTGATGACGGCCGGACGCACCGTGGTCTTCTCCGCCACCATGATCGCCGCGAGCCTCGGCGGGCTGCTGCTGTTCCCGCAGGGCTTCCTGAAATCCATTGCCTACGGGGCGATGGCGACCGTCGCCATGGCCGCGCTCACCGCCATCACCATCCTGCCCGCCATGCTGGCCGTGCTCGGCCCGCGTGTGGACATGCTGGGGCTCAAGCGATTCCGCCGCCCCAAGTCCGCCGCCGAGGTGGACAACGGCTTCCTGGGCCGCGTGGTGCGCTTGGTCATGCGCTACCCGCTGCGCATCGCCGTCCCGGTGACGCTCGGCCTGATCCTGCTCATCCTGCCCATGCAGAACCTGGTCTTCGGCGGCTACAGCGAAAAGTACCTGCCGCCGGACCATCCCGTGCGCGTCGCCCAGGCGCAGATCGACCGGCACTTCCCGCTGCGCAAGACCGACCCCATCGAACTGGTCATCATCACCGGCGATTCCAAGGCCGTCGGCTCGGTCTGGGATCAGGCCAATGCCGCGCCCGGCCTGATCGGCAAGTTCGAGGCCCCGGCGCGTTCGACCATCGACCCGGATGTGCGGCGCACCAAGGCCACCGTCGTCGACATCAACGATGCCGGCGAGACCATCGACTACCTGCGCTCGCTGGATCTTCCGGAGGGCACCCGGGTGCTGGTCGGCGGCGTGCCCGCGCTGCAGAAGGACAGCATCGACGCGCTGCTGGTGCGGATTCCGTTCATGATCGCGCTGGTGCTGCTGGTCAGCACGCTGCTCATGTTCCTGACCTTCGGCTCGCTGGTGCTGCCGATCAAGGCCGCGCTCATGAGCGGCCTCGGGCTGGGCTCCACGCTGGGCATCGTGACCTGGATCTTCGTCGAGGGGCACGGCGCGGAACTGCTCAACTTCACCCCGCAACCGGGGCAGGTGCTGATGCTCGTGGTGATCATCGCCGTCGTGTACGGGCTGTCCATCGACTACGAGGTATTCCTGTTGTCCCGCATGGTCGAAGCCCGCGCCCGCGGCGCGAGCACCGAAGAGGCCATCCGGGTCGGCACGGTGCAGACCGGGCGCATCATCACCGCGGCCGCCCTCATCCTGCTCGTGGTCACCGGCGCGTTCGCCTTCTCCGATCTGGTCATGATGCAGTACATCGCCTACGGCATGATCGCGGCCCTGATCATCGACGCCACCATTCTGCGCATGGTGCTGGTGCCGGCGGTCATGAAACTGCTGGGCGAGCGCTGCTGGTGGGCGCCCGCGTGGATGCGGCGCGTGCAGAACCGGATCGGGCTCGGCGAGATCACCCTCGAGGACGAGGAGCGCTTCGCCGCCGCCCGCTGA
- a CDS encoding ABC1 kinase family protein, translated as MTVRRIGVRRRTADTGGNPPARKLVRNAKLAALPVAFAGRQMAGAGKRALGRSSAEVDREIQLRTAQHIFEVLGELKGCAAKLGQVLGVYELALPPELAEPYRNALSRLQNAMPPMLPATVHGVLAEAFGPDWRGNFREFDDRRTASATIGQVHRAVWHDGRAVAVKIMYPGARAAVDSDLDQLRRIAPLASVFVPNTDVRAMVNQLALSVRSELDYAAEAESQRGFALAYADDPDFRVPRVLAQRGDVIVSEWLDGIPLTRMITAGAEVERARLGILSLRFVWGAATRTGRLYGDPHPGNFLALPDGRLGVVDFGACLPWPPPSFGPLLYDVADAVFNGTPAELRAAAHRHGFVPPHLNFDVEALLEHIHPYAELLRHDIAHVDNAWLRRIVLAAMDPRLDNVGRQLTMPTDYVPFWRSFIGMVGLAAQLGTTGPIRDEILRWSPELTAVLARYRERTGGPADLRAARLRRAAATDRDAAVG; from the coding sequence ATGACTGTTCGACGTATCGGCGTGCGGCGCAGGACCGCCGACACCGGCGGAAATCCCCCTGCCCGCAAGCTGGTTCGCAATGCCAAGCTCGCCGCCCTGCCGGTCGCTTTCGCGGGCCGTCAGATGGCGGGGGCGGGCAAGCGGGCCCTCGGGCGATCGTCGGCGGAGGTGGATCGCGAGATCCAATTGCGCACCGCCCAGCACATTTTCGAGGTGCTCGGCGAATTGAAGGGCTGCGCGGCCAAACTCGGGCAGGTGCTCGGCGTCTACGAGCTGGCGCTGCCGCCGGAACTGGCCGAACCGTATCGGAATGCGCTGAGCCGCTTGCAGAATGCCATGCCGCCCATGCTGCCGGCCACGGTGCACGGGGTGCTCGCGGAGGCGTTCGGGCCGGACTGGCGCGGCAACTTCCGGGAGTTCGACGACCGCCGCACGGCCTCGGCGACCATCGGCCAGGTGCATCGCGCGGTGTGGCACGACGGCCGCGCGGTGGCCGTGAAGATCATGTACCCGGGGGCGCGCGCCGCCGTGGACAGCGATCTGGACCAGTTGCGCCGCATCGCGCCGCTGGCCTCGGTGTTCGTTCCGAACACCGATGTGCGAGCGATGGTGAATCAGTTGGCCCTGTCGGTGCGCAGCGAACTCGACTATGCGGCCGAAGCGGAGAGCCAGCGCGGCTTCGCCCTCGCCTATGCCGATGATCCGGATTTCCGGGTGCCGCGGGTGCTGGCGCAGCGCGGCGACGTGATCGTCAGCGAATGGCTGGACGGTATTCCCTTGACCCGCATGATCACCGCGGGCGCGGAGGTCGAGCGGGCCCGGCTGGGCATTCTCAGCCTGCGGTTCGTCTGGGGTGCGGCCACCCGCACCGGGCGCCTGTACGGCGACCCGCATCCCGGGAACTTCCTGGCGCTCCCGGACGGCCGCCTCGGTGTGGTCGATTTCGGGGCCTGCCTGCCGTGGCCGCCGCCCTCCTTCGGGCCGCTGCTCTACGACGTGGCCGACGCCGTGTTCAACGGCACCCCGGCGGAGCTGCGGGCCGCGGCGCACCGGCACGGATTCGTGCCGCCGCACCTGAACTTCGATGTCGAGGCGCTGCTCGAGCACATTCACCCGTACGCGGAATTGCTCAGGCACGATATCGCGCACGTGGACAACGCCTGGCTGCGCCGAATCGTGCTCGCCGCCATGGATCCGCGTCTGGACAATGTCGGCCGCCAGCTCACCATGCCCACCGACTATGTGCCCTTCTGGCGCAGCTTCATCGGAATGGTCGGGCTGGCAGCACAATTGGGCACCACCGGCCCGATCCGCGATGAAATCCTGCGCTGGTCACCGGAATTGACCGCGGTCCTGGCGCGCTATCGGGAGCGCACCGGCGGACCGGCCGATCTGCGCGCGGCCCGATTGCGCCGCGCCGCCGCCACCGATCGAGACGCGGCGGTGGGCTGA
- a CDS encoding amino acid-binding protein, translated as MRQTEVHALACEVCGRLPHPRRTRLTLAKLAAVFPVELALHALVVHLELSYLITVAVLTISTTVLVIWVVEPGAMRYLARWLHGPELRHRDRLDSAEQLWRIRVRLDDSPGMLESLAKQLASRHANILTMHVHHLEDGVLDELVVSAPAEVGPQRLTRAVDRAGGTAVGIWHASALTLVDGQTRALGLAARVTADPAELPLAVAELLGAQFVSMTAAEPAGPVLRIPAVEAEDMTFVRTGEPFTPAEIARAHRLSDLARLAARQP; from the coding sequence ATGAGGCAAACCGAGGTACATGCATTGGCATGCGAAGTGTGCGGTCGCCTGCCCCATCCCCGTCGAACCCGGCTGACCTTGGCGAAATTGGCCGCGGTCTTTCCGGTGGAGCTCGCGCTGCACGCGCTCGTCGTCCATCTCGAGCTGAGTTATCTGATCACCGTGGCGGTGCTGACGATCAGCACCACCGTGCTCGTCATCTGGGTGGTCGAACCCGGCGCCATGCGGTATCTGGCGCGCTGGCTGCACGGTCCGGAACTGCGGCACCGCGATCGGCTCGACAGCGCCGAGCAGCTGTGGCGCATTCGGGTGCGGCTCGACGACAGTCCAGGGATGCTGGAATCGCTGGCCAAGCAGCTGGCCTCGCGGCACGCCAATATCCTCACCATGCACGTGCACCATCTCGAGGACGGGGTGCTGGACGAACTGGTGGTGTCGGCACCCGCGGAGGTCGGGCCGCAGCGTCTGACCCGGGCCGTGGATCGGGCGGGCGGGACCGCGGTGGGGATCTGGCACGCCTCGGCCTTGACACTGGTGGACGGTCAGACCCGGGCGCTGGGCCTGGCCGCGCGCGTCACCGCCGATCCGGCCGAACTGCCGCTGGCGGTCGCGGAATTGCTCGGCGCCCAATTCGTGTCCATGACCGCCGCGGAACCGGCCGGGCCCGTGCTGCGGATTCCCGCGGTCGAGGCCGAGGACATGACCTTCGTGCGCACCGGTGAGCCGTTCACGCCCGCTGAAATCGCTCGCGCCCATCGCCTTTCGGATCTGGCGCGATTGGCTGCCCGGCAGCCCTGA